One stretch of Desulfobacterales bacterium DNA includes these proteins:
- a CDS encoding O-methyltransferase — MPLDINEKILTKMIPEPYEYFRNFVPKRDDFLKELEYEAKKEEIPIIGPMVGNLLYIIARSINAKNILELGTAIGYSTIFLAKACEFTNGKVITIEINEALGKRADLNFNKAELSNRIELKISNASKYMNSANMDFDLIFMDIDKEFYAEALKGCYKLLKKNGLLIVDNTAFKDADAFNKAMLNDPNWLMVNLFSFLPFHSPEQDGICIALKL; from the coding sequence ATGCCTTTAGATATTAATGAAAAAATCCTTACAAAGATGATTCCTGAGCCTTACGAATATTTCAGAAATTTCGTTCCAAAAAGAGACGATTTTTTAAAAGAACTTGAATACGAAGCTAAAAAAGAAGAAATTCCCATAATAGGACCTATGGTGGGCAATCTTCTTTATATTATCGCTCGTTCAATTAATGCAAAAAATATTCTCGAGCTTGGCACAGCAATAGGATATTCGACTATATTTCTGGCTAAAGCATGCGAATTTACGAATGGAAAAGTAATAACAATTGAAATAAACGAGGCATTAGGAAAAAGAGCTGATTTAAATTTCAATAAAGCTGAGCTTAGTAATAGAATTGAACTTAAAATTAGCAATGCATCTAAATACATGAATTCAGCTAATATGGATTTTGATTTAATATTTATGGACATTGATAAAGAATTTTATGCTGAAGCTTTAAAAGGATGCTATAAGCTTTTAAAAAAGAATGGTCTTCTCATTGTTGATAACACAGCATTCAAAGATGCTGATGCATTTAATAAAGCTATGTTAAATGATCCGAATTGGCTTATGGTAAATTTATTCTCTTTTCTGCCGTTTCATTCTCCTGAGCAAGACGGAATTTGTATAGCTCTTAAATTATAA